The genomic stretch CAAATCATGACCTGGCTGCTTAGCATATGGCCCAGTTTGACCATATCCTGTTACTGCACAATAAATAAGTGATGGGTTAATTTTCTTTAATTCTTCATAACCGACACCAAGCTTATCCATTACGCCTGGTCGAAATGATTCAACAACAACATCTACCTTTTCAATCAATTTAAAAAATATCGTCTTCCCTTCGTCACTTTTTAAATCTAAACAAATACTTTTTTTGTTCCGATTAAGTGAATGAAAAAACGCGCTATCCTCACCTACTTTAGGTTCACCTGCTCTTGCATAATCACCTAAATTCGTATCTTCTACTTTTATTACTTCGGCCCCGTAATCAGCTAAAAGCATCGTACAATATGGACCAGGTAATAAACGTGTTAAGTCTAATACACGTAGAGAATTTAATGCTGAAGACATTCTATTTCCTCCGACTTTGCAAATTATTGACGCTACAACATGAAACTTTTATCTTTATAACTACTAACAAATTTATTTAGGTTGCATACGGATTGCACCGTCTAGACGAATTACTTCACCATTTAACATTGGGTTTTCAATGATTGACTGAGTTAATTTTGCAAACTCGCTTGGTTGACCTAGTCTTTTTGGGAATGGAACCATTTCTCCAAGTGCAATTCTTACATGCTCAGGAGCAGTTTCAAGAAGTGGCGTATCAAACAATCCAGGAGCAATTGTCATCACACGAATTCCATGACTAGCTAAATCTCGTGCAATTGGTAAGGTCATTCCAGCAATACCGGCTTTAGAAGCACTATATGCTGCCTGGCCCATTTGACCTTCGAAAGCTGCAACTGAAGCAGTATTGATAATAACTCCTTTTTCTCCATCATTATTCTTTTCGTTTTGAGCCATTTTTTCGGCAGCTAAGCGTATTACATTAAATGTACCAACCAAATTAACATGAATAACCTTTGAAAAAGCTGCTAATGGAAACGGACCATATTTACTAATTGTTTTAATTGCATTACCTATCCCTGCGCAGTTTACCAAAGCGTTAACTTTACCAAAGCGTTCAATAGCTTGATATAAAGCCTCTTGTACTTCCTCTTCATCCGTAACATTTGTCTTAACAAAAAGTACATTTTCTTCTCCAAGAGATTGAACAAGCTTTTTTCCTAACTCTGCATTAAGATCAATGATGACAGCTTTCCCACCATTTTCGACGACATTTTTTACAGTTGCCTCTCCAAGACCAGATGCTCCTCCGGTAACAACAACGACACTGTTCTTTAAATCCATTTTTCATTTCTCCTTTACTAATCAATGTAAAATGTTTATAGGATAAAGCACTTATAAAAGTGTACTTACCTACCAATTAAATGGTAAATTTAAATACAAATACTATTCAAAAATCGTATTCTATTAAATAATAGTAAGTGGTTGGTAGAATAAACAATTTCACTCAATCAGTCACTAAAATAATTATCAGAATACTTTTAATTATCGTAACTTTAAGTTATCCTATAGTAAATTAATGGTTTTGAATGGTACTTTAAGCTAGAGTTAATTAGCGAATATATCCGGAATTTTTATAGTTGAAAATAGACATTTCTACATAAATTTCTACTAGAGGTGATACCATGCGGATCGAACAACTACAATATATTGTCGAAATAGCAAAAACCGGTTCAATTACTAATACTTCTGAACATCTCCATTTATCCGCTCCAGGAATTAGTCAATCAATTAAAGGATTGGAAGAGGAGCTTGGTGTAAAAGTATTCGAACGTTCTAGAACTGGATTACTTCCAACAGATATAGGAAAAGAAATTATTACATTAGCACAAGAAGTATTAAACAAAATGGGGGAAATTAAGGAAGTTGCTAATAATTATACCTCGTCCTTAGATGGTAACCTCTCGATAGCGGTGATCAATACACTGTGCAGAAGTATCGTCCCGCAGACACTTGCAAGTTTTAAAATTAAATATCCAGGAATAAATGTAAAAATTAATGAGTTCTCCGCAAACAGTCTTGTAAAGAAAAGTGTTTTAAATGGAGAGGCAGATATTGGCTTACTAGCTAATCCTCGAAGTAATAATGACGAAAATAAACAATTAATTTCGATTCCTGTGCTAGATAGTCCATTAATGGTTTGTTTTAGTAAAGATTCTGAACATGCAAAGCAAGACACTATTCATATTAAAGACATTATCCATTTACCTATTGCAGCTTTTAGTAATAATTCAGAAACAATTGACTACTACAATTCATTTTCAAAGTTTGGAAAACTTAATATTTTGTTCCATTCGAATAGCCCTGAAACTAGAAATTATTTTATATCACAGGGCTTAGCTATAGGCTTTGATTGTGCATTAGCTACTAAATTTGATCATAGTGTTAAAAGCGGTAATATTTTAGCAGTCCCTTTAGTCGGTGTTGAAAAGAATGTATCAAAGTTGTCCTTTTTCTGTATACAATTAAAAAGTCAACATTTCTCTTTTGCAGCAAAAGAGTTTTTAAAAGAAATCCAACTTCAATCAAAAATATGTGAAAATAGTTTCATATAAAAAAACCTGATCAAAATTATTAAAATTTTGATCAGGTTTTTTTGAATTGTATTTTAAGTTCAAAACTATTAAGAAGTACATTTAAGCTTAATGAAAAAGAAATGACATAAAAAGAATGTATACCTCAATGATTGCCAAACGATTAAATAAGGATAGGTGACATTCATAAAATTTATTTAATGAAGTAATTGTTTAAGAAAAAATGGGCTTTCTTAGTTAAATAAGTATTACTAGATTTATTCTCAATTAAGGGACCAACAACTGGGTGAAGTCTGTATTATTCCTCGAATGTCGTTTTCTAATAAAATCAGTAACTATTCTCAAATTAAATATCAAGTTTACGGGTACCAATCCATTTCACCATTTCAGGATCTCTGTGTGAAAAGAACAAGCTTTCATTTGTGTCTAAAGCTACAATTTTCTCGATATCATCTTGACTTAGTTCAAAGTCAAAAATATTAAAGTTTTCAACTATTCTTTCCTTGCGTACCGATTTCGGAATCACAACAACTCCTCTTTGAGTCAACCATCGCAAAATTACCTGTGCAACGGATTTATTGTTCTTTTTAGCGATGGCAGCTAAAACTTCATTTTGAAACATATTATTTTTCCCTTCAGCAAAAGGTCCCCATGACTCAATCTGAACACTATTTTCTTTCATCATGTTATGACTTTCAATTTGCTGACAGAAAGGGTGTGTTTCAACTTGATTTACAGCAGGAATCACCTCATTATGAATAATTAAATCAGTCAAACGGTCAGGATGGAAGTTACTTACCCCGATCGCCCTGATTTTCCCCTCATGATATAATTCCTCCATCGCTCGCCAAGAACCATATACATCCCCAAACGGTTGATGGATTAAATATAAATCCAAATAATCCAGTTGCAATCTTTCCAACGATTTTTCAAATGCTTTCTTTGTTCTATCATACCCTGTATCCTGAACCCAGAGCTTTGTCGTAATAAACAATTCATCTCTAGGTACGCCACTGCGCTTTATTGCTCTACCGACTGCTTCTTCATTTAAATAAGAGGCCGCGGTATCGATCAGACGGTAACCTGCCATAAGTGCATCAAAAACAGCTTGTTCACATTCATTTTCATCTTGAATTTGAAAAACACCAAAACCTAGAATAGGCATCTCTACACCATTATTTAATGTGACTCTTTCCATATTATTTCCTCCTTCATAAACTGAACCCTACTGAATCATCCTTAATAAGTTCAGTTCTTAGAATCAATATAATGTTTATATTTTTTACTATTTCTTATTATGCAGTAAATTAAACGGCTACTGTTATCCAATTCTTATCAAATGTTTGCCTAATTCTCTCAATCACTAATCTTTCGTAGCAATTAAAAAACCAAGTTTATTTTTCTAAAAAAATCCAAACATTTTCATAAGCGACTACAGGAAAACTCGAGCGGATAATAAAAGAAAAAAGTGTACGAGAATGGATTCGTACACTTTTAATACAAGTTATATATCTACTAATCTATACAATCCAACACAAGTTACTAGCATTTTACTCCCTGTTAAAAATTTAGGTAATAACTGTTAATGATATATAGTATGGTAATTTTAGATTTTAACTCTAAATTACAATCAATCACAATCTTAATTTAAATGTGACAGATACCCATATGCTGTTGTTCCATATACACTTTTAAAATGTTTATTTAAATGGGCTAAATCAACAAAACCACAATCCGATACCGCAGAATATATATCTCTATTTTTTTCTATCAAC from Arthrobacter citreus encodes the following:
- a CDS encoding 3-hydroxyacyl-CoA dehydrogenase produces the protein MDLKNSVVVVTGGASGLGEATVKNVVENGGKAVIIDLNAELGKKLVQSLGEENVLFVKTNVTDEEEVQEALYQAIERFGKVNALVNCAGIGNAIKTISKYGPFPLAAFSKVIHVNLVGTFNVIRLAAEKMAQNEKNNDGEKGVIINTASVAAFEGQMGQAAYSASKAGIAGMTLPIARDLASHGIRVMTIAPGLFDTPLLETAPEHVRIALGEMVPFPKRLGQPSEFAKLTQSIIENPMLNGEVIRLDGAIRMQPK
- a CDS encoding LysR family transcriptional regulator, coding for MRIEQLQYIVEIAKTGSITNTSEHLHLSAPGISQSIKGLEEELGVKVFERSRTGLLPTDIGKEIITLAQEVLNKMGEIKEVANNYTSSLDGNLSIAVINTLCRSIVPQTLASFKIKYPGINVKINEFSANSLVKKSVLNGEADIGLLANPRSNNDENKQLISIPVLDSPLMVCFSKDSEHAKQDTIHIKDIIHLPIAAFSNNSETIDYYNSFSKFGKLNILFHSNSPETRNYFISQGLAIGFDCALATKFDHSVKSGNILAVPLVGVEKNVSKLSFFCIQLKSQHFSFAAKEFLKEIQLQSKICENSFI
- a CDS encoding aldo/keto reductase; the encoded protein is MERVTLNNGVEMPILGFGVFQIQDENECEQAVFDALMAGYRLIDTAASYLNEEAVGRAIKRSGVPRDELFITTKLWVQDTGYDRTKKAFEKSLERLQLDYLDLYLIHQPFGDVYGSWRAMEELYHEGKIRAIGVSNFHPDRLTDLIIHNEVIPAVNQVETHPFCQQIESHNMMKENSVQIESWGPFAEGKNNMFQNEVLAAIAKKNNKSVAQVILRWLTQRGVVVIPKSVRKERIVENFNIFDFELSQDDIEKIVALDTNESLFFSHRDPEMVKWIGTRKLDI